From the genome of Geothrix sp. 21YS21S-4, one region includes:
- the dapA gene encoding 4-hydroxy-tetrahydrodipicolinate synthase codes for MTLDLSGLAVALATPFTPSGDVDLLAFRKLVRHVVAGGVDTLVPLGSTGEAATILDAERDAVIAACLEESGGRPVVVGTGHNATRQAAALTRRAQELGAQGALVVTPYYNKPTPAGLVAHFAAVAEAAPGLPLVVYNVPGRTGLNLVPAALARLWENPQVVAVKESSGNLAQIGEIARQLPPGKRLLSGDDNLALASLAVGASGLISVLGNVLPRETAALVAAARKGDAAGALALHQRLLPLMDALFLESNPIPLKAALSLLGLCGETLRLPLVPAEPATRARLAEALRLAGAPLPGAN; via the coding sequence ATGACCCTCGACCTTTCCGGGCTCGCCGTCGCCCTGGCGACGCCCTTCACGCCCTCGGGCGACGTGGATCTGCTCGCTTTCCGAAAGCTGGTGCGCCACGTGGTGGCCGGTGGGGTGGACACTCTGGTGCCCCTGGGCTCCACCGGCGAGGCCGCCACGATCCTGGACGCGGAGCGCGACGCGGTCATCGCGGCGTGCCTGGAGGAGAGCGGCGGGCGGCCCGTGGTGGTGGGCACCGGCCACAACGCCACCCGCCAGGCGGCGGCCCTCACCCGCCGCGCCCAGGAACTGGGAGCCCAAGGCGCGTTGGTGGTGACGCCCTACTACAACAAGCCGACGCCCGCCGGGCTGGTGGCCCATTTCGCGGCCGTGGCGGAGGCCGCGCCCGGTCTTCCTCTGGTGGTCTACAACGTGCCGGGCCGCACGGGCCTGAACCTCGTGCCCGCCGCCCTGGCGCGGCTGTGGGAGAACCCCCAGGTCGTGGCGGTGAAGGAGAGCAGCGGGAATCTCGCGCAGATCGGGGAGATCGCCCGGCAGTTGCCTCCGGGCAAGCGGCTCCTGTCCGGGGATGACAACCTGGCTCTGGCGTCGCTCGCCGTCGGGGCCTCCGGATTGATTTCCGTGCTCGGCAACGTTCTGCCCCGGGAGACGGCCGCGCTGGTGGCGGCCGCCCGGAAAGGCGACGCCGCGGGTGCTCTGGCTCTTCACCAGCGGCTGCTGCCCCTCATGGACGCCCTGTTTCTCGAAAGCAATCCCATTCCCCTCAAGGCGGCGCTGAGCCTGCTGGGCCTCTGCGGAGAGACCCTGCGCCTGCCGCTGGTTCCCGCGGAGCCCGCCACCCGCGCCCGCCTCGCCGAAGCCCTCCGGCTGGCCGGCGCCCCCCTTCCTGGAGCGAACTGA
- a CDS encoding 4-hydroxy-tetrahydrodipicolinate reductase — protein sequence MTGLRIGLFGRGRLGSAIAAEAGGALAWQVAREAPPSPADVAVDASVPEALEAHLEWALATGTDLVIGTTGWSLPDLEARVGSRIGVLTASNFSVSVALMARFAEVLGRFAALDPARDPFLVERHHRLKADAPSGTARTLAESLMRGCPRKTEWTLGTPAPHQLSVGVVRAGAEFGMHTVGLDAPAELLEITHTARSRAPFAQGALAAARWLHGRKGVFSMDDLAADLLDPLFAFGGRP from the coding sequence GTGACCGGGCTCCGCATCGGCCTGTTCGGCCGGGGCCGGCTCGGTTCCGCCATCGCGGCGGAAGCGGGCGGAGCGCTGGCCTGGCAGGTGGCCCGGGAAGCGCCGCCTTCCCCGGCGGACGTGGCGGTGGACGCCAGCGTTCCCGAGGCCCTCGAGGCCCACCTCGAGTGGGCGCTCGCCACCGGCACGGATCTGGTGATCGGAACCACCGGCTGGAGCCTTCCCGACCTGGAAGCTCGCGTGGGCAGCCGGATCGGAGTTTTGACGGCCTCCAATTTCTCCGTTTCGGTGGCGCTGATGGCTCGGTTTGCCGAAGTTCTGGGGCGCTTCGCCGCGCTCGATCCCGCGCGGGATCCCTTCCTCGTCGAACGCCACCACCGCCTCAAGGCCGATGCGCCGTCGGGAACCGCCCGCACCCTGGCGGAGTCCCTGATGCGGGGTTGCCCCCGCAAGACGGAGTGGACCCTCGGAACTCCCGCGCCCCACCAGCTCAGTGTGGGCGTGGTGCGGGCGGGCGCCGAGTTCGGCATGCACACCGTGGGCCTCGACGCGCCCGCGGAACTGCTGGAGATCACGCACACCGCCCGGTCCCGGGCTCCCTTCGCCCAGGGTGCCCTCGCCGCGGCGCGGTGGCTGCACGGCCGGAAGGGCGTCTTCTCCATGGACGACCTGGCCGCGGATCTGTTGGATCCCCTCTTCGCCTTCGGAGGCCGCCCATGA
- a CDS encoding aspartate kinase — MIVLKFGGSSVADAARMREAAELVRAALPRSPLVVLSAMGKTTNGLFEAAKTAEAGDLAGALARQRDLMAAHRCAAEDLFAGAVPEALDGSLTDLFGELELLLRGVAMLRELSPRSMDAIASLGERLSTRIFAAFTGGAWVDARGVVRTDAVFGEAVPQSAAIRELAAAQVAPLLAPGQAVVTQGYIGGTEDGLTTTLGRGGSDYSAALLGAALGAEEVQIWTDVEGVLTCDPRIVPDALPIPDLSFAEAAELAAFGAKVLHPATIQPAVEARIPVTVRHTGKPHGRFTTIAAEVRTGRPITALASRGPVTVLTVSSSRMLAQSGFLARLFEVFGRRGVSVDLVATAEVSVSLTVEADVPLKALVQDLAAFATVEAHEGRAIIAAVGERLKSTPGLGARLLTSLGDINVEMISMGANEINLSLVVKQEEAAEALRRLHRVLAGGGA, encoded by the coding sequence ATGATCGTGCTCAAGTTCGGCGGGAGCAGCGTGGCGGACGCCGCGCGGATGCGGGAGGCGGCGGAGCTCGTGCGCGCGGCCCTGCCCCGGTCGCCGCTGGTGGTGCTGTCCGCCATGGGCAAGACCACCAACGGGTTGTTCGAGGCGGCGAAGACGGCGGAGGCCGGCGATCTGGCCGGGGCCTTGGCGCGGCAGCGGGACCTGATGGCGGCCCACCGCTGCGCGGCGGAGGACCTGTTCGCGGGAGCGGTTCCCGAAGCCTTGGACGGGTCACTGACGGACCTGTTCGGCGAGCTGGAGCTGCTGCTCCGCGGCGTGGCCATGCTGCGGGAACTGAGCCCGCGCAGCATGGACGCCATCGCGTCCCTCGGCGAGCGGCTGTCCACGCGGATCTTCGCGGCCTTCACCGGCGGCGCCTGGGTGGACGCCCGCGGCGTGGTGCGGACGGACGCGGTGTTCGGCGAAGCCGTCCCCCAGTCCGCCGCCATCCGGGAGTTGGCGGCGGCGCAGGTCGCTCCCCTCTTGGCGCCGGGCCAAGCGGTGGTGACCCAGGGCTACATCGGCGGCACGGAAGACGGCCTCACCACCACCCTGGGCCGTGGGGGCAGCGACTACTCGGCCGCTTTGCTGGGCGCGGCGCTGGGAGCGGAGGAGGTCCAGATCTGGACCGACGTGGAGGGCGTGCTCACCTGCGATCCGCGCATCGTGCCCGACGCCCTTCCGATTCCCGATCTGAGCTTCGCCGAGGCCGCGGAGCTGGCGGCTTTCGGCGCCAAAGTCCTCCATCCGGCCACCATCCAGCCCGCGGTAGAGGCCCGCATTCCCGTCACCGTCCGCCACACGGGAAAGCCCCACGGACGCTTCACCACCATCGCCGCCGAGGTGCGCACGGGCCGGCCCATCACCGCGCTGGCCAGCCGCGGTCCGGTGACCGTACTCACCGTGAGCAGCTCGCGGATGCTGGCCCAGAGCGGCTTCCTGGCGCGGCTGTTCGAGGTCTTCGGGCGGCGCGGCGTGAGCGTGGATCTGGTGGCCACGGCCGAGGTGAGCGTATCCCTCACGGTGGAGGCGGACGTGCCGCTGAAGGCCCTCGTGCAGGATCTGGCGGCCTTCGCCACGGTGGAGGCCCACGAAGGCCGGGCCATCATCGCCGCCGTGGGCGAGCGGCTGAAATCCACGCCGGGCCTGGGCGCGCGGCTGCTGACCTCTTTGGGCGACATCAACGTGGAGATGATCAGCATGGGGGCCAACGAGATCAACCTCAGCCTCGTGGTGAAGCAGGAGGAGGCCGCCGAGGCCCTCCGCCGCCTGCACCGCGTCCTCGCCGGAGGTGGCGCGTGA
- the asd gene encoding aspartate-semialdehyde dehydrogenase: protein MTPKIPVTVLGATGVVGQRFVRRLAQHPLFRIEHLAASERSAGKRYRDACAWRLDGEPYGGLGDQVMAAGTPETALSPVVFSALDTEPARDLEPAFARAGALVFSNAAAFRMSPEVPLLVPEVNAEHLGLLDVQRHHHGWSGGIVTNANCTTTVLVMALAPLHRAFGVEAVMMTSMQAVSGAGYPGVASLDILGNVIPFIRNEEPKVEEETPKLLGRFNGTGVDFAPMAVSALCHRVPVLEGHTEAVSVKLKGNPPLEAVREAWEAWRPEPQRLGLFSAPKVAVRVHTLEDRPQVRRDVEMDEGMSVHVGRLRPCPILGVKFALLGHNTERGAAGGSILNAELAHAKGYLR, encoded by the coding sequence ATGACCCCGAAGATCCCCGTCACCGTCCTGGGCGCGACCGGCGTCGTCGGCCAGCGCTTCGTGCGCCGGCTGGCGCAGCACCCGCTGTTCCGCATCGAGCACCTCGCCGCGAGCGAGCGCAGCGCCGGGAAGCGCTACCGCGACGCCTGCGCCTGGCGGCTGGACGGCGAGCCCTACGGCGGCCTGGGCGACCAGGTGATGGCCGCGGGGACGCCGGAGACCGCGCTGTCGCCCGTGGTGTTCAGCGCCCTGGACACGGAGCCGGCGCGCGATCTGGAGCCCGCCTTCGCCCGGGCCGGCGCCCTGGTCTTTTCCAACGCGGCGGCCTTCCGCATGTCGCCGGAGGTGCCCCTGCTGGTGCCCGAAGTGAACGCCGAGCACCTGGGCCTCCTGGACGTGCAGCGCCACCACCACGGATGGAGCGGCGGTATCGTCACCAACGCCAACTGCACGACCACGGTCCTGGTGATGGCCCTGGCACCGCTCCACCGGGCCTTCGGCGTGGAGGCGGTGATGATGACCTCCATGCAGGCCGTCAGCGGCGCGGGCTATCCGGGCGTGGCGAGCCTGGACATCCTGGGCAACGTGATCCCCTTCATCCGCAACGAGGAGCCCAAGGTCGAGGAGGAGACCCCCAAGCTGCTGGGCCGCTTCAATGGCACGGGCGTGGACTTCGCGCCCATGGCCGTCAGCGCCCTCTGCCACCGCGTTCCCGTGCTGGAGGGCCACACGGAGGCCGTCAGCGTGAAACTGAAGGGGAACCCGCCGCTGGAGGCGGTGCGCGAAGCCTGGGAGGCGTGGCGCCCCGAGCCCCAGCGCCTGGGCCTGTTCTCCGCGCCCAAGGTCGCCGTGCGCGTCCACACGCTGGAGGACCGCCCCCAGGTGCGCCGGGACGTGGAGATGGACGAGGGCATGAGCGTCCACGTGGGCCGGCTCCGGCCCTGCCCCATCCTGGGCGTGAAGTTCGCGCTGCTGGGCCACAACACCGAGCGCGGGGCGGCCGGCGGCAGCATCCTGAACGCCGAGTTGGCCCATGCGAAGGGGTACCTCCGATGA
- a CDS encoding M20 family metallopeptidase: MNASPADFRSWLLDSLRDLCACETPSGAEDAGLPTLLALLAGLGAEVLEQPVAPGRTNVLATWGKPRVLFSTHLDTVPPHLPLRVEGDALYGRGACDAKGQIVAQLGAIRTLLAGGREGFAWLGVVGEETDSAGAAAALALAPRLAGLRALVNGEPTGLKLATGQRGAQHLRLRCEGKAAHSGSPELGRSAAWPLLDWLQRLREQPLPGDSVLGPEVWNLGLLQAGEALNSVPASASADLLVRTLPGSRFVEEVRRLAPPEGSVEVRLDEPPDRYPAIPGFDRAPMPFGSDAPALRALVPDRTVVLAGPGSIAVAHALDERLSLADLEAGVDLNRRLALHFLGD, translated from the coding sequence ATGAACGCATCCCCCGCAGACTTCCGCAGCTGGCTCCTGGACAGCCTCCGGGACCTCTGCGCCTGCGAGACGCCTTCGGGGGCCGAGGACGCGGGCCTGCCGACGCTCCTCGCGCTGCTGGCGGGGCTGGGCGCGGAGGTGCTGGAGCAGCCCGTGGCGCCGGGCCGGACCAACGTCCTGGCCACCTGGGGGAAGCCGCGGGTGCTGTTCTCGACGCACCTGGACACGGTCCCCCCCCACCTCCCGCTGCGGGTGGAAGGCGACGCCCTCTACGGCCGCGGCGCCTGCGACGCCAAGGGCCAGATCGTCGCGCAGCTGGGCGCGATCCGGACCCTGCTCGCCGGGGGGCGGGAGGGCTTCGCGTGGCTGGGTGTGGTGGGCGAGGAGACGGACAGCGCGGGAGCCGCCGCGGCCCTGGCGCTGGCTCCCCGCTTGGCGGGCCTGCGGGCCCTGGTCAACGGCGAGCCCACGGGCCTGAAGCTCGCGACCGGCCAGCGGGGAGCCCAGCATCTCCGCCTGCGGTGCGAAGGGAAGGCCGCCCACAGCGGCAGCCCCGAGTTGGGACGCAGCGCCGCGTGGCCGCTCCTCGACTGGCTCCAGCGGCTGCGGGAGCAGCCCCTTCCCGGGGATTCCGTCCTGGGTCCGGAGGTGTGGAACCTGGGCCTCCTCCAGGCCGGCGAGGCCCTCAACTCCGTGCCCGCTTCCGCCTCGGCGGACCTCCTCGTCCGGACGCTGCCCGGCAGCAGGTTCGTGGAGGAGGTCCGAAGATTGGCTCCGCCGGAGGGCTCCGTGGAGGTGCGCCTCGACGAGCCGCCCGACCGCTATCCCGCGATTCCCGGCTTCGACCGCGCGCCCATGCCCTTCGGCTCCGACGCCCCCGCCCTGCGGGCGCTGGTGCCCGACCGGACGGTGGTCCTGGCCGGGCCGGGCAGCATCGCCGTGGCCCACGCCCTCGACGAGCGCCTGAGCCTCGCCGACCTGGAGGCCGGCGTGGACCTGAACCGCCGGCTGGCCCTGCATTTCCTGGGAGACTGA
- a CDS encoding thiazole synthase: MSLVIAGRTFNNRLVLGTGKYADFATMQACYRAARVEMVTLAVRRFDLNATGEDNILNWIPKDIALLPNTAGCYTREDALRVARLAREALQTDWVKLEVIGDPKSLYPDNEETLEAARILVKEGFTVLPYVNADPILAKKLCDAGCAAVMPLGSAIGSGLGVQNPMTLLLVKEVVEAYGLPMIVDAGVGTASDATLAMELGADGVLLNTAVAEAGEPTRMAQAMDHAVLAGRLAFESGRMPKRLYASASSPLVGVVGK; encoded by the coding sequence ATGTCCCTCGTCATCGCCGGCAGGACCTTCAACAACCGACTCGTGCTGGGCACGGGGAAGTACGCGGATTTCGCCACCATGCAGGCCTGCTACCGGGCCGCGCGGGTGGAGATGGTCACCCTGGCGGTGCGCCGCTTCGACCTGAACGCGACCGGCGAGGACAACATCCTGAACTGGATCCCCAAGGACATCGCCCTGCTGCCCAACACCGCCGGATGCTACACGCGGGAGGACGCCCTCCGCGTGGCGCGCCTGGCCCGCGAGGCGCTCCAGACGGACTGGGTGAAGCTGGAGGTCATCGGCGATCCCAAGTCGCTCTATCCCGACAACGAGGAGACCCTGGAGGCCGCCCGGATCCTCGTGAAGGAGGGCTTCACGGTGCTGCCCTACGTGAACGCCGATCCCATCCTCGCCAAGAAGCTGTGCGACGCGGGCTGCGCCGCGGTGATGCCCCTCGGCAGCGCCATCGGATCGGGCCTCGGCGTGCAGAACCCCATGACGCTCCTGCTGGTGAAGGAGGTGGTGGAGGCCTACGGCCTCCCCATGATCGTGGATGCCGGCGTCGGCACTGCCTCGGACGCGACGCTGGCCATGGAGCTGGGCGCCGACGGCGTGCTGCTCAACACCGCGGTGGCGGAAGCCGGCGAGCCCACCCGCATGGCCCAGGCCATGGACCACGCCGTGCTCGCCGGGCGCCTCGCCTTCGAGAGCGGCCGGATGCCCAAGCGCCTCTACGCCAGCGCCAGCAGCCCCCTGGTAGGCGTCGTCGGGAAATAG
- a CDS encoding YceH family protein, with protein MNDLGPLECRVLGCLLEKQLSTPDVYPLSLNALVNACNQSSNREPVLAVGEAEIQEAVASLVARGLAEHWPGRVLKIAHTARPTWNLSVQEGALLAELLLRGPQTPGELRTNTRRMYAFPDLAEVEGCLGALLEAEPPLAVRLARAPGAREARVAHLLAGPVEAASPAPAPSAPNPGRMEELEAEVASLRTELAELRAAFEAFKAQF; from the coding sequence ATGAACGACCTCGGCCCCCTGGAATGCCGCGTCCTCGGCTGCCTGCTGGAGAAGCAGCTCAGCACGCCGGACGTGTATCCCCTTTCGCTGAACGCCCTGGTGAACGCCTGCAACCAGTCCAGCAACCGCGAGCCGGTGCTGGCCGTGGGGGAGGCCGAGATTCAGGAGGCCGTGGCGAGCCTCGTGGCGCGCGGGCTGGCAGAGCACTGGCCGGGGCGCGTGCTCAAGATCGCCCACACCGCCCGGCCCACCTGGAACCTGTCGGTGCAGGAAGGGGCCCTCCTGGCGGAACTGCTGCTCCGCGGCCCCCAGACTCCCGGCGAGCTGCGCACCAACACGCGGCGGATGTACGCCTTTCCCGACCTGGCCGAAGTGGAGGGCTGCCTCGGCGCCCTGCTGGAGGCCGAACCGCCCCTGGCCGTGCGGCTGGCCCGCGCGCCCGGCGCCCGCGAAGCCCGGGTGGCGCACCTGCTGGCGGGCCCCGTGGAGGCGGCTTCTCCGGCGCCAGCGCCCTCCGCGCCCAACCCGGGACGGATGGAGGAACTGGAGGCCGAGGTCGCCTCCCTCCGGACCGAGCTGGCGGAGCTGCGGGCGGCCTTCGAGGCGTTCAAAGCCCAGTTCTGA
- a CDS encoding barstar family protein: MTGKPPSAVLLRGSRMRTRAALMAEWAAAAKFPPHFGGTWDALRDALADLPEGGTFVVREAEQLLADAPPAERATWDAVLRTVAEDLAPRPFRVVLRTGL, encoded by the coding sequence GTGACCGGAAAGCCGCCGTCCGCCGTCCTGCTGCGCGGCTCGCGGATGCGGACGCGGGCCGCCCTGATGGCGGAATGGGCCGCCGCGGCGAAGTTTCCCCCCCACTTCGGGGGCACCTGGGACGCCCTCCGCGACGCCCTCGCCGACCTGCCGGAGGGCGGGACCTTCGTGGTTCGCGAGGCGGAGCAGCTTCTCGCCGACGCCCCGCCCGCGGAGCGCGCCACCTGGGACGCCGTGCTGCGGACCGTGGCCGAGGATCTGGCGCCGCGGCCCTTCCGCGTGGTCCTCAGAACTGGGCTTTGA
- a CDS encoding ribonuclease domain-containing protein, whose product MTHWRRTLAFPAAVCLCLLVLLGLGACGPEPAVPAPPAQQVQVAPQDPIPAPAREALAYIRQHGYAPPGFVGGRVFGNYEGALPRYDARRKRIDYREWDIHPRAEGRARGAERLITGSDGRVWFTADHYRTFVEVK is encoded by the coding sequence ATGACCCACTGGCGAAGGACCCTGGCTTTCCCGGCCGCGGTCTGCCTTTGCCTGCTGGTCCTCCTGGGCCTGGGCGCCTGCGGACCCGAACCCGCGGTGCCCGCGCCGCCGGCCCAGCAGGTTCAGGTCGCTCCCCAGGACCCGATTCCCGCCCCGGCGCGGGAGGCCCTGGCCTACATCCGCCAGCACGGCTACGCTCCCCCGGGCTTCGTGGGCGGACGGGTATTCGGCAACTACGAAGGCGCCCTTCCCCGCTACGACGCCCGCCGGAAGCGGATCGACTACCGCGAATGGGACATCCATCCCCGCGCGGAGGGCCGCGCCCGGGGCGCTGAGCGCCTGATCACCGGCAGCGACGGGCGCGTCTGGTTCACCGCCGACCACTACCGCACCTTCGTGGAAGTGAAGTGA
- a CDS encoding MFS transporter, which produces MSTESSAPVLPPPPAAFRWLVLVVISLAMFGNYYVYDAISPLADVLQTQLGFTDANIGLLQGIYSVPNIVMVLIGGILIDRVGVKKATFLFGVLCFLGAVLTALSPKLWVMASGRLVFGLGAESLIVAVTAAVAQWFRGKELSFAFGINLLIARLGSFAALNSPTWARAAFGSWRTPLLIAAVFGAMCVIGAGIYWVMENGAAKRYALGGQGGTDKVVWGDLLKFSPTYWFVVALCITFYSGIFPFQTFAVKFFQDAHGVTRETGGFLSSMLTLFAMIGTPLFGLLVDRVGRRALFMMAGSLLLVPVYLLMAYTRVSLFVPMAMMGVAFSLIPAVMWPSVAYLVPEEKLGTAYGLMTLIQNVGLAGFNFLIGWANDHAAAGAANPSGYRLGMWIFSSLGFFGFLFAYLLRRAETGPGAHGLETITTANQTGANEPA; this is translated from the coding sequence ATGTCCACCGAATCCTCCGCTCCCGTCCTGCCGCCGCCGCCCGCAGCGTTCCGCTGGCTCGTCCTGGTCGTCATCAGCCTCGCCATGTTCGGCAACTACTACGTCTATGACGCCATCAGCCCCCTGGCCGACGTCCTCCAGACGCAGTTGGGCTTTACCGATGCCAACATCGGGCTGCTCCAGGGCATCTACAGTGTTCCCAACATCGTGATGGTGCTGATCGGCGGGATCCTCATCGACCGCGTCGGCGTGAAGAAGGCCACCTTCCTGTTCGGCGTGCTGTGCTTCCTGGGCGCTGTGCTCACGGCCCTCAGCCCCAAGCTGTGGGTCATGGCCTCCGGCCGGCTGGTCTTCGGCCTGGGCGCGGAGAGCCTGATCGTGGCCGTCACCGCGGCGGTGGCCCAGTGGTTCCGGGGGAAGGAACTGAGCTTCGCCTTCGGGATCAACCTGCTCATCGCGCGGCTGGGCTCCTTCGCGGCGCTCAACAGCCCCACCTGGGCCCGGGCGGCGTTCGGCTCCTGGCGCACGCCCCTGCTGATCGCCGCGGTGTTCGGCGCCATGTGCGTGATTGGCGCGGGGATCTACTGGGTGATGGAGAACGGCGCCGCCAAGCGGTACGCCCTCGGAGGCCAGGGCGGCACGGACAAGGTGGTGTGGGGCGATCTCCTCAAGTTCAGTCCCACCTACTGGTTCGTGGTGGCCCTGTGCATCACGTTCTACAGCGGGATCTTCCCCTTCCAGACCTTCGCGGTGAAGTTCTTCCAGGACGCCCACGGCGTCACCCGCGAGACCGGCGGGTTCCTGTCGTCGATGCTCACCCTGTTCGCGATGATCGGGACGCCGCTGTTCGGGCTGCTGGTGGACCGCGTGGGCAGGCGCGCCCTGTTCATGATGGCGGGCAGCCTGCTGCTGGTGCCGGTCTACCTCCTGATGGCCTACACCCGCGTCAGCCTGTTCGTGCCCATGGCGATGATGGGCGTCGCCTTCAGCCTGATCCCCGCCGTGATGTGGCCGTCGGTGGCCTACCTGGTGCCCGAGGAGAAGCTGGGGACGGCCTACGGCCTCATGACCCTGATCCAGAACGTCGGCCTCGCCGGGTTCAACTTCCTGATCGGCTGGGCCAACGACCACGCCGCCGCCGGCGCGGCGAACCCGTCGGGCTACCGGCTGGGGATGTGGATCTTCAGCAGCCTGGGGTTCTTCGGCTTCCTGTTCGCCTACCTGCTGCGCCGGGCGGAAACGGGTCCCGGCGCCCACGGGCTGGAGACCATCACCACCGCCAACCAGACCGGCGCGAACGAACCGGCCTAG
- a CDS encoding APC family permease, which translates to MRNLRRLLLGRRLASQETEQARISNPIALAVFSSDALSSVAYATQEIMASLAAAIPVGGAALAGAAGHAIFGWSIPVALGIAALLAILAVSYRQTILAYPGGGGAYVVAQENLGDIAGLTAGASLLIDYVLTVAVSASSGAAALTAALPALAGHNVSLTLLAIGFIALLNLRGLKESGGFFAIPTYGFLCSIFLVLGWGTLKVALGGGPAPAQVEAAAHQGVHLAGLSMAWVFMRAFSAGCTALTGVEAISNGTTAFRDPVGPNAAKTMMWMVALLGTMFLGITFLAHHYGVTYHHSPDPAVVAETLLSKLNKAILGDVSRGLPQAAYYVVQGFTFAILVVAANTAFVGFPRLAALQAQDGFLPRQFASQGDRLVFSNGIFILFFFSGLLVWLFHANTDILLPLYAAGVFIGFTLSQTGMVVHWRKVRGPHWRAKAAINGLGALTAFVVLVDIALTKFIHGAWIVILLVPALVVIHFNIRRHYVGVKSRLAASRTDAFLPTKHHALVLVNGIHKGVVQSLLYARLIAGDRVEALTVELGSEGERESPAIAKLRSDWTTYGMGVPLRVLPSPYRKVVEPILAEVDRIRDAEPELALTVILPEFITSKWWQQFLHNQSALRIKAALLVKPGVIVTSVPMHLPQ; encoded by the coding sequence ATGCGCAATCTGCGAAGGCTCCTGCTCGGTCGGCGATTGGCCAGCCAGGAGACGGAGCAGGCGCGGATCAGCAATCCCATCGCCCTCGCGGTGTTCAGCTCGGACGCGCTCTCCTCCGTGGCCTACGCCACCCAGGAGATCATGGCCTCCCTGGCGGCGGCGATTCCCGTGGGGGGCGCCGCCCTGGCCGGAGCCGCGGGCCACGCCATCTTCGGGTGGTCCATCCCCGTGGCCCTCGGGATCGCCGCCCTCCTGGCGATCCTCGCGGTGAGCTACCGCCAGACGATCCTGGCCTACCCCGGTGGCGGCGGCGCCTACGTCGTGGCCCAGGAGAACCTGGGCGACATCGCGGGCCTCACCGCGGGCGCGTCGCTGCTCATCGACTACGTCCTCACCGTGGCCGTCTCCGCGTCGTCGGGCGCTGCGGCGCTCACAGCGGCCCTTCCCGCGCTGGCGGGGCACAACGTGAGCCTGACCCTCCTCGCCATCGGCTTCATCGCCCTCCTGAACCTGCGGGGCCTCAAGGAGAGCGGCGGGTTCTTCGCCATTCCGACCTACGGATTCCTCTGCTCCATCTTTCTGGTGCTGGGCTGGGGGACGCTGAAAGTGGCGCTGGGCGGAGGTCCCGCCCCGGCCCAGGTGGAGGCCGCCGCCCACCAGGGCGTGCACCTCGCGGGCCTGTCCATGGCGTGGGTCTTCATGCGGGCCTTCAGCGCGGGCTGCACCGCCCTGACGGGCGTGGAGGCCATCAGCAACGGCACCACCGCCTTCCGGGATCCCGTCGGGCCCAACGCCGCCAAGACCATGATGTGGATGGTGGCGCTGCTGGGGACGATGTTCCTGGGGATCACCTTCCTGGCCCACCACTACGGCGTGACCTACCACCACAGCCCGGATCCGGCGGTGGTCGCCGAGACGCTGCTGTCGAAGCTGAACAAGGCCATCCTCGGCGACGTGAGCCGCGGCCTGCCCCAGGCCGCGTACTACGTGGTCCAGGGATTCACCTTCGCCATCCTCGTGGTGGCCGCCAACACGGCGTTCGTGGGCTTTCCCCGCCTGGCTGCCCTCCAGGCCCAGGACGGCTTCCTGCCGCGCCAGTTCGCGAGCCAGGGCGACCGCCTGGTGTTCTCCAACGGCATCTTCATCCTGTTCTTCTTCTCGGGCCTGCTGGTGTGGCTGTTCCACGCCAACACGGACATCCTGCTCCCCCTCTATGCGGCGGGCGTGTTCATCGGATTCACCCTCAGCCAGACGGGGATGGTGGTCCACTGGCGGAAGGTGCGCGGCCCCCACTGGCGGGCCAAGGCGGCGATCAACGGCCTGGGCGCCCTGACGGCCTTCGTGGTGCTGGTGGACATCGCGCTCACCAAGTTCATCCACGGCGCGTGGATCGTGATCCTGCTGGTGCCCGCGCTGGTGGTGATCCACTTCAACATCCGCCGCCACTACGTGGGCGTGAAATCGAGGCTGGCCGCCAGCCGCACCGATGCGTTCCTCCCTACCAAGCACCACGCGCTGGTCCTGGTGAACGGGATCCACAAGGGGGTGGTGCAGTCGCTGCTCTACGCCCGTCTCATCGCCGGCGATCGGGTGGAGGCGCTGACGGTGGAGCTGGGTTCGGAGGGGGAGCGGGAGAGCCCCGCCATCGCGAAGCTGCGCTCCGACTGGACCACCTACGGAATGGGCGTGCCCCTCCGCGTGCTGCCCAGCCCCTACCGCAAGGTGGTGGAGCCCATCCTCGCCGAGGTGGACCGCATCCGGGACGCGGAGCCCGAACTGGCGCTCACGGTGATCCTCCCCGAGTTCATCACCTCGAAGTGGTGGCAGCAGTTCCTCCACAACCAGAGCGCCCTGCGCATCAAGGCCGCCCTCCTCGTGAAGCCCGGCGTCATCGTGACGTCCGTGCCCATGCACCTCCCCCAGTAG